The Neofelis nebulosa isolate mNeoNeb1 chromosome 16, mNeoNeb1.pri, whole genome shotgun sequence genome includes a window with the following:
- the LOC131497049 gene encoding histone H3.3A, with protein MARTKQTARKSTGGKAPRKQLATKAARKSAPSTGGVKKPHRYRPGTVALREIRRYQKSTELLIRKLPFQRLVREIAQDFKTDLRFQSAAIGALQEASEAYLVGLFEDTNLCAIHAKRVTIMPKDIQLARRIRGERA; from the exons ATGGCCCGAACCAAGCAGACTGCTCGTAAATCTACGGGTGGGAAAGCGCCCCGTAAGCAGCTGGCCACTAAAGCCGCCAGGAAAAGTGCTCCCTCTACTGGCGGGGTGAAAAAACCTCATCGCTACAG GCCCGGGACCGTTGCGCTTCGAGAGATCCGTCGTTACCAGAAATCGACCGAGCTTCTGATCCGGAAGCTGCCTTTCCAGAGGTTGGTGAGGGAGATCGCCCAGGATTTCAAAACCGATCTGAGGTTTCAGAGTGCCGCCATTGGTGCGCTGCAG GAGGCCAGTGAAGCGTACCTGGTGGGTTTATTTGAAGATACTAATCTGTGTGCCATCCACGCTAAGAGAGTCACCATCATGCCCAAAGACATCCAGTTGGCTCGCCGGATACGGGGAGAGAGAGCTTAA